A genomic stretch from Podospora pseudoanserina strain CBS 124.78 chromosome 3, whole genome shotgun sequence includes:
- a CDS encoding hypothetical protein (EggNog:ENOG503PSPI), producing MPRQYFCWKVCLTFGCGCKEDTATHHVCDSFRTNCSSWVTYKTTNKSCSYHRRANGLDLKQQDDKEEDWSVVSEGPETPGSEEETQCQVGYQGTWEGQYLKRRAA from the coding sequence ATGCCACGCCAATACTTTTGCTGGAAAGTCTGCCTCACCTTTGGCTGCGGCTGCAAAGAAGACACGGCCACCCACCACGTGTGCGACAGTTTTCGCACAAACTGCAGCTCGTGGGTCACGTACAAGACCACCAACAAGAGCTGTTCTTATCACCGACGGGCTAATGGCCTGGATCTGAAGCAACAGgacgacaaggaggaggattggtcGGTCGTGAGCGAGGGCCCAGAGACGCCGGGgtcagaggaggagacgcAGTGTCAAGTGGGATATCAAGGGACCTGGGAAGGGCAGTatctgaagaggagggctgCTTGA
- the lsb6 gene encoding Phosphatidylinositol 4-kinase LSB6 (COG:T; EggNog:ENOG503NW8X) translates to MNRNSIAHSFVLTLRVFLSSTAATMPRTRPATTGYERLAQADQFGDDSDDEDPLAHSYASLQPAQAPQYAPITQPRPHSGMSTPKRRRSSSSANLRGRGRRARSNSGVDLKAINARLERWADEIASKFKRGKNKKTGEEERLEIHHSVFQAPEGVRPVTAEQLAVPEPGYMTRAEFEVIVDSVREAIRKGVQPLMISQGSSGSYFARNPDGKVVGVFKPKDEEPYAAGNPKWNKWIHRNLFPCCFGRACLIPNLSYVSEAAAYVLDAQLRTHMVPYTDVVYLSSKSFHYPFWDRYNFSRKKKTLPAKPGSFQVFLKGFKDANVFLREHPWPDQYLSGFRTNDPHRKKKKRWVDNCRPTGAMQGDGDSDEEGQGSPASATPSPGNFVWTPSLKQSFREELEKLVILDYIMRNTDRGLDNWMIKVDWEAQKASIVSDPVQLNTNVEEPEEPEEGPRPVDLSTREPPKTRASCPYRTERPMNASTPVSSTPDPKISIGAIDNSLSWPWKHPDAWRSFPFGWLFLPVDLIGRPFSQKTRDHFLPLLTSTTWWSQTQLALRRVFQMDPDFQEKMFSRQIAVMKGQAWNVVETLKTPDHGPLELTRRAKVCVWDDLVDVPVAVPMRVASAEMRRRAVEESEQAASAAAGLTRSNSDVIAEAEEEEMDIGAFTADSDAASAPAATGVAEVVDLLGMASPVGDLPNPGRFELAMGEEPLTPGLTPGRFETPVLGGSSGSSNGPVQVTRPALKHASYSQPQRSLNMYSPDRGSSSMAVHHQRRFSFATAAGRRESNSIAAQLYGTGRLSWEGGRQGFVGEWEEEEEEEDALEGGDLGFAAAQGMEGNQRKVIVERLEAVKTRNPVFTCW, encoded by the exons ATGAA TCGCAATTCTATCGCTCACTCATTTGTCCTCACACTCCGGGTGTTCTTGTCCTCGACGGCCGCAACAATGCCACGCACGCGCCCAGCAACAACGGGCTATGAAAGGCTCGCACAAGCCGACCAGTTCGGCGACGactccgacgacgaagatCCCCTCGCCCACAGCTATGCCTCCCTCCAACCTGCTCAAGCCCCGCAATATGCGCCTATCACACAACCCCGCCCGCACTCGGGCATGTCGACGCCgaagcggaggaggtcgtcatcatccgccaATCTTCGCGGACGGGGTCGCCGAGCTCGGAGCAACTCAGGGGTCGACCTGAAAGCCATCAATGCCCGCCTCGAGCGGTGGGCGGACGAGATTGCCTCCAAATTCAAGCGCgggaagaacaaaaagacgggcgaggaagagaggcTGGAGATTCACCACTCGGTGTTCCAAGCCCCTGAGGGTGTCCGCCCCGTCACAGCCGAACAGCTGGCTGTACCAGAACCGGGGTACATGACAAGGGCGGAATTCGAAGTCATTGTGGACAGCGTTAGGGAGGCCATTCGGAAGGGCGTGCAGCCGCTCATGATCTCGCAGGGTAGCTCTGGCAGCTACTTTGCGAGGAATCCTGACGGCAAGGTTGTGGGAGTGTTCAAGCCCAAGGACGAGGAGCCGTATGCGGCTGGCAACCCGAAATGGAACAAGTGGATTCATCGAAACCTGTTCCCGTGCTGTTTCGGCAGGGCTTGTCTTATTCCCAATCTTTCCTACGTCAGCGAGGCTGCTGCGTACGTCCTCGACGCCCAGCTACGAACTCACATGGTCCCATACACCGACGTCGTTTACCTCTCATCGAAATCCTTCCACTACCCATTCTGGGACCGCTACAACTTctcgagaaagaaaaagacactGCCCGCCAAACCTGGCAGTTTCCAGGTGTTCCTCAAGGGCTTCAAAGATGCCAACGTCTTCCTGCGGGAACACCCATGGCCTGACCAGTACCTATCTGGCTTCCGGACGAATGATCCCcacagaaaaaagaagaagagatggGTGGATAACTGCCGTCCGACGGGGGCGATGCAAGGCGACGGAGATAGTGACGAGGAAGGTCAAGGCAGCCCTGCCTCGGCAACACCAAGCCCGGGCAACTTTGTGTGGACGCCGTCACTGAAGCAGTCGTTccgggaggagctggagaagctcgTTATTTTGGATTACATCATGCGGAATACTGACAGAGGGTTGGACAATTGGATGATCAAGGTCGATTGGGAAGCTCAGAAAGCGTCGATAGTGTCGGACCCAGTCcagctcaacaccaacgtGGAAGAACCagaggagccggaggaggggccgagACCGGTGGATTTGTCGACCAGAGAACCGCCAAAGACTCGTGCGTCTTGCCCTTACCGAACAGAGAGGCCCATGAACGCCTCGACGCCGGTATCGAGCACACCGGACCCCAAGATTTCCATCGGTGCCATCGACAATTCGTTGTCATGGCCCTGGAAGCACCCGGACGCCTGGAGGAGCTTTCCCTTTGGGTGGCTTTTCTTGCCGGTTGATCTGATCGGCAGGCCGTTCAGCCAGAAGACGAGGGATCACTTCTTGCCGCTGCTCACGTCGACCACATGGTGGTCGCAGACACAGCTTGcgctgaggagggtgtttcAGATGGACCCGGATTTCCAGGAAAAGATGTTTTCGAGGCAGATTGCGGTTATGAAGGGGCAGGCGTGGAACGTGGTGGAGACGCTGAAGACGCCGGACCATGGGCCGTTGGAGCTGACGAGGCGGGCCAAGGTGTGTGTCTGGGATGATTTGGTCGACGTGCCGGTGGCGGTTCCTATGAGGGTTGCCTCTGCCGAGATGAGGAGacgggcggtggaggagtcgGAGCAGGCTGccagtgctgctgctggactgACGAGATCCAACAGCGATGTTAttgccgaggcggaggaggaggagatggataTTGGGGCCTTTACCGCCGATTCAGACGCGGCTAGTGCCCCGGCCGCGACGGGGGTagcggaggtggtggatctGCTTGGGATGGCGAGTCCGGTGGGAGACCTGCCCAACCCGGGGAGATTCGAGCtggcgatgggggaggagccgcTTACGCCTGGGTTGACACCGGGACGGTTTGAAACTCCTGTTTTgggcggcagcagcggcagcagtaACGGGCCCGTACAGGTGACGAGACCTGCGCTGAAGCATGCCAGTTACAGCCAGCCGCAGAGGTCGCTGAATATGTACTCGCCTGATCGGGGGTCGAGCTCGATGGCGGTTCATCACCAGAGGAGGTTTAGCTttgcgacggcggcggggaggagggagagcaaCAGCATTGCGGCGCAGCTGTATGGGACGGGGAGGCtgagctgggagggggggaggcaggggtttgtgggggagtgggaggaggaggaggaggaggaggatgcgttggagggtggggatCTGGGGTTTGCGGCCGCGcaggggatggaggggaacCAGAGGAAGGTTAttgtggagaggttggaggctGTGAAGACGAGGAATCCGGTTTTTACttgttggtga